One genomic region from Gadus morhua chromosome 9, gadMor3.0, whole genome shotgun sequence encodes:
- the synm gene encoding synemin has product MQRFGRTFESEKHQLQELNDRLSQYLCRTKQLEDENSCLITEINTLRQARTAGLEKGYMSEMRELRRMVGQLSFEKSQAEMERERLWREVQTVQSLRREETEVCQDIGGALKGCEKELRHGNESHVALDQRLFQLENEYEHLEEKHRHETAHLRRQLDSRVVPIMTRYHQEGGPVVSPEEVQQFARSVSEGWMDTFEMYQHQVEEIEQSIQSDRAMLDDLQKEKMLYAADFDKLRIEAHKQSQIQVHLEEQLGHMQDRFRMELSDYQSTIEELEHERNMLADSMEAKLWDHQQLLRVKMDLGMEVAAYRSLLEANRGDVQETHRMGNQRERIIEIKRPSLPYTQRAGPSTRQHLDVRYTELASTLRRSPGPASGSMSPSRVIPISVSPRGQHQSPAARRDMLSFNKARVETSTAATAAATPSKPAAKDDEQSSRAIGRKAKEEQIVRVQTVTQVEKTLSPVVSNTEASKSMRTVSPPMVRGDVTAETEGEKKVRDEMEERVCVSEGDLKGKRGKDFMVDSSEKKLLDSVTMEDIISQVMRPAGMDPRGSPAGDSPLTYHVEKTEQEDGSTKTQIILESKVEEELDLSQDFALDALLGGGETTISLEDIQGTPTGSMIQELLSGLRRDEGMANKSVNIQIMETPLVDDRNDAEQDSSVTYCQVEDIEVAPCDVEKRQQADCHTSNISNTGTVEFIQGDEFSRSSKETDSPYYGHDEGSQEYFVSTPDENLSELDEGLGIGSYGHYANLEDLSDERYYQDEGLAQQGMIAEEVEEYELSRLMSPNGSYVKERFPECIIEEEVQVSPTVQDEVLGFLKEESLDPKEQLEGALDSLQDSVSGPLKEELAYFTRLSRESPQNMSVDVKRVQHTKEDGSMTITAELNISQSLAESGLLEEEEGDLSEEQILASLQASNPGLQALLTQGGAQGYSFQMSEEQQSGHAGGPEDMAAMGGSVTQTTERYIKLGPEERSFTFQKEVDQTSSGHMLQSHMLTSPIEISHEKKVATVYLESSTDD; this is encoded by the exons ATGCAGCGTTTCGGGAGAACGTTTGAGAGCGAAAAGCATCAATTGCAGGAGCTCAACGACAGACTTTCTCAATACTTGTGCAGAACCAAACAACTGGAGGATGAAAACTCATGCCTCATCACAGAAATAAATACACTTCGGCAGGCGAGGACTGCGGGTCTGGAAAAAGGCTACATGAGCGAGATGCGCGAATTGAGGAGAATGGTGGGGCAGCTGTCCTTTGAGAAGTCCCAGGCTGAGATGGAGCGGGAGAGGCTATGGCGGGAGGTCCAGACGGTGCAGTCTCTGCGCCGGGAGGAGACTGAGGTGTGCCAGGACATAGGGGGTGCGTTAAAGGGCTGCGAGAAAGAGCTTCGACACGGCAACGAATCCCACGTTGCCCTCGACCAGCGTTTATTTCAACTGGAGAACGAATATGAACATTTGGAGGAAAAACACAGACACGAAACTGCACACCTCCGCCGCCAGCTGGATTCACGGGTGGTCCCCATCATGACCCGGTATCACCAAGAAGGTGGACCGGTGGTCTCTCCGGAAGAGGTGCAACAGTTCGCTCGTAGTGTGTCGGAAGGGTGGATGGACACTTTTGAAATGTATCAACACCAAGTAGAAGAAATTGAGCAATCAATTCAATCAGACAGGGCGATGCTCGACGATCTCCAAAAGGAGAAGATGCTTTATGCAGCAGATTTTGACAAATTACGCATAGAAGCGCACAAGCAAAGTCAAATTCAAGTCCATCTTGAAGAACAACTTGGGCACATGCAGGACAGATTCCGGATGGAATTGAGCGACTACCAG AGCACCATTGAGGAGCTGGAGCACGAACGCAACATGCTGGCCGACAGCATGGAGGCAAAGCTGTGGGACCATCAGCAGCTGCTGCGGGTCAAGATGGACCTGGGCATGGAGGTGGCAGCCTACAG GTCTCTCCTCGAAGCCAATAGAGGAGATGTGCAAGAGACGCACAGAATGGGGAATCAAAGAGAAAGAATAATAG AAATCAAGAGGCCTTCTCTCCCCTACACCCAGAGAGCAGGCCCCTCCACCAGACAGCATCTAGATGTCAGGTACACGGAGCTCGCTTCCACCCTTAGGAGATCGCCTGGGCCCGCCTCTGGATCCATGAGTCCCTCCAGGGTCATCCCTATCTCCGTCTCCCCCCGGGGCCAGCATCAAAGTCCTGCAGCCAGGAGGGACATGCTCTCATTCAATAAAGCCCGAGTTGAAACATCTACAGCAGCTACTGCTGCAGccacaccctccaaacccgcAGCCAAGGACGATGAGCAGAGTAGTCGGGCCATTGGGAGAAAGGCAAAGGAAGAACAGATTGTTAGAGTCCAAACGGTTACTCAGGTCGAGAAAACACTGAGCCCTGTGGTCTCCAACACGGAAGCCTCCAAATCAATGAGAACGGTATCACCACCAATGGTGAGAGGCGACGTTACCGCAGAGACGGAAGGCGAAAAGAAAGTAAGAGATGAAATGGAGGAAAGAGTATGTGTGAGTGAAGGCGATTTGAAGGGAAAACGTGGGAAAGATTTTATGGTGGATTCAAGTGAGAAAAAGCTTCTGGACAGCGTGACCATGGAGGACATCATCAGCCAAGTGATGCGCCCTGCAGGCATGGATCCCAGAGGGAGCCCAGCGGGGGACTCTCCCCTGACCTACCATGTGGAGAAGACGGAGCAGGAGGATGGCTCCACGAAGACGCAGATCATACTTGAGTctaaggtggaggaggagctcgaCCTCTCCCAGGACTTTGCTCTGGACGCGCTCCTCGGTGGAGGAGAGACGACCATATCGCTGGAGGACATCCAGGGCACGCCCACAGGAAGCATGATCCAAGAGCTGCTGAGCGGCCTGCGGAGGGACGAGGGCATGGCCAACAAGTCGGTCAATATCCAGATCATGGAGACGCCCTTGGTGGATGACCGTAATGACGCAGAGCAGGACTCCTCTGTGACGTACTGTCAGGTCGAAGACATAGAGGTTGCTCCTTGTGATGTCGAAAAAAGGCAACAAGCTGACTGTCATACATCGAACATCAGCAACACAGGCACGGTTGAATTCATACAGGGTGATGAATTCTCCAGGAGCTCCAAGGAGACTGATTCGCCGTACTACGGCCATGACGAAGGGTCTCAAGAGTATTTTGTTTCAACACCTGATGAAAACCTTTCCGAACTTGACGAGGGACTTGGGATAGGGTCCTATGGCCATTATGCAAACCTTGAGGATCTATCCGATGAGAGATATTATCAAGATGAAGGGCTTGCGCAGCAAGGAATGATTGCCGAGGAAGTTGAGGAATACGAACTGTCGAGGTTAATGTCACCGAATGGCTCCTATGTCAAAGAGCgcttcccagaatgcattattGAGGAGGAAGTGCAGGTCTCACCCACGGTGCAAGACGAGGTGCTGGGGTTCCTGAAGGAGGAGTCCCTGGACCCAAAGGAACAGCTAGAGGGGGCCCTGGATAGCCTACAGGACTCAGTGTCGGGGCCCCTGAAGGAAGAACTGGCTTACTTCACACGACTCAGTAGGGAAAGCCCTCAGAATATGTCAGTGGACGTCAAAAGAGTACAGCACACCAAAGAGGACGGCTCCATGACGATCACGGCAGAGCTAAACATCTCTCAGAGCCTGGCCGAGTCggggctgctggaggaggaagagggggatcTCTCCGAGGAACAGATACTGGCCTCCCTCCAGGCCTCTAACCCCGGGCTGCAGGCACTCCTCACGCAGGGCGGCGCCCAGGGGTACAGCTTCCAGATGTCTGAAGAGCAGCAGAGCGGACACGCTGGAGGACCGGAGGACATGGCTGCTATGGGAGGATCTGTGACCCAAACAACCGAGAGGTACATCAAGCTGGGGCCGGAAGAGAGGTCCTTCACCTTCCAGAAGGAGGTAGATCAGACGAGCTCAGGCCATATGCTGCAGTCGCACATGCTGACTAGTCCTATCGAGATTTCTCATGAAAAGAAAGTTGCAACAGTATATCTTGAAAGCTCAACAGACGattaa